One genomic window of Chelonia mydas isolate rCheMyd1 chromosome 27, rCheMyd1.pri.v2, whole genome shotgun sequence includes the following:
- the HEXIM1 gene encoding protein HEXIM1: MADPLLAERPPPSCPASAAERAGGASPREPAGRWPAGGAEQRAEERACQASPPAGAGRGEEAEGGDWAAGEGQPPAEGQRAGPRPAPPCQGCAGPGGPRCRPPVGGEEEWRQRQLGKKKHRRRPSKKKRHWKPYYKLTWEEKKLFDEKQSQRASRLRAEMFAKGQPVAPYNTTQFLMEDHDQEEPDLKTGLCPKKAAAKSDDTSEEDFLEEAADEDGGSDGMGGDGSEFLQRDFSETYERYHVESLQNMSKQELIKEYLELEKCLSRMEDENNRLRMESKKYGGDSAEDPRVRELELELDMLRAENLKLLKENELHRQQENSLSKFGE; this comes from the coding sequence ATGGCCGACCCCCTGCTCGCCGAGCGCCCGCCGCCGTCCTGCCCCGCTTCGGCCGCGGAGCGCGCGGGGGGCGCCTCGCCCCGCGAGCCGGCCGGGCGGTGGCCCGCGGGAGGAGCCGAGCAGCGGGCGGAGGAGCGCGCCTGTCAGGCCTCGCCGCCCGCCGGGGCAGGCCGGGGCGAGGAGGCGGAGGGCGGAGACTGGGCCGCCGGAGAGGGGCAGCCTCCCGCGGAGGGACAAAGAGCCGGGCCCCGGCCGGCCCCGCCGTGCCAGGGCTGCGCCGGGCCGGGGGGCCCCAGGTGCCGGCCCCCTGTCGGAGGAGAGGAGGAATGGCGGCAGCGGCAGCTGGGCAAGAAGAAGCACCGGCGGCGCCCCTCCAAGAAGAAGCGGCACTGGAAGCCCTATTACAAGCTCACCTGGGAGGAGAAGAAGTTGTTCGATGAGAAGCAGAGCCAGCGGGCTTCCCGGCTGCGAGCGGAGATGTTCGCCAAGGGGCAGCCCGTGGCTCCGTACAACACCACCCAGTTCCTGATGGAGGATCACGATCAGGAGGAGCCGGATCTCAAGACTGGCCTTTGCCCCAAGAAGGCTGCCGCTAAGTCAGATGATACCAGCGAGGAAGACTTCCTGGAGGAGGCGGCGGACGAGGACGGAGGCAGCGACGGGATGGGCGGCGACGGCAGCGAGTTTCTCCAGAGGGATTTCTCAGAGACTTACGAGAGGTACCATGTGGAGAGCCTGCAGAACATGAGCAAGCAGGAGCTGATCAAGGAGTACTTGGAGCTGGAAAAATGCCTTTCCAGGATGGAAGATGAGAACAACAGGCTGAGGATGGAAAGCAAAAAATATGGGGGGGACTCCGCAGAGGATCCTAGGGTAAGAGAACTCGAGTTGGAACTGGACATGTTGAGAGCTGAGAACCTGAAGCTGTTGAAAGAGAATGAACTTCACAGACAACAGGAGAACTCTCTTTCCAAGTTTGGAGAGTGA